A single window of Micrococcaceae bacterium Sec5.1 DNA harbors:
- a CDS encoding nuclear transport factor 2 family protein: MVFEPKNNSNWTLEEQVKLLLDERAIRDVIYRECRAKNRGDTALKSTCYFPDAVDHHEPFFVGNPYAAAKAGGNPLAFVGEMIQYVALQILIDIDGDMARVESYVQANKIVHQRSETGNTILRVAGNRHLDRFERRDGEWRIANRQFIPEWGFFQEVPPLREPISIYGIGTDAATIIHDGNLSAVRHSMDASDPSYHPTYLFE; this comes from the coding sequence ATGGTCTTCGAACCGAAGAACAATAGCAATTGGACGCTCGAGGAGCAGGTAAAGCTCCTGCTTGATGAACGTGCAATACGCGATGTGATTTATCGTGAGTGTCGAGCTAAGAATCGTGGTGACACTGCGCTCAAGAGTACGTGCTATTTTCCGGACGCCGTCGATCATCATGAGCCATTCTTCGTCGGCAATCCATACGCCGCTGCGAAAGCAGGGGGGAACCCGCTCGCGTTCGTCGGTGAGATGATCCAGTACGTTGCTCTCCAGATTCTGATCGACATTGACGGAGATATGGCACGAGTCGAAAGTTACGTCCAGGCAAACAAGATCGTTCATCAACGATCGGAGACGGGGAACACGATTCTTCGGGTCGCCGGAAACCGCCATTTGGATAGATTCGAGAGGCGCGACGGCGAGTGGAGAATCGCGAATCGTCAATTTATCCCGGAATGGGGATTCTTCCAAGAAGTCCCTCCGCTTAGGGAGCCAATCTCCATCTATGGGATCGGCACGGACGCCGCGACCATAATTCACGACGGAAATCTGTCGGCGGTGAGGCACTCCATGGACGCATCCGACCCTTCATATCACCCGACGTACTTGTTTGAATGA